The genome window CGCCGCCGGGAAGCTTGAGCGATGTGTTTTCGGATGGGATTCCCATGATCACCTGTTGCGCATCGGAACATTCATTTCGATTGTACCAGATCGGGCGCGGGTTCCCCGCAGGGTCTCCGCTCCGGCGGCCTCCGTTACGGCGTTTTGGGGGCGTCTTTGGCGCAGCGGAAACCGAAGTTGGAATTGCGGATGTGCGGTTCCGACCAGAACCGGGTGGCGGTCATCTGGTGCCGCGCGCCGGAGTACCACGATCCGCCGCGCAGGGTTTTTTCCGTGCCGGTTTCGGGGCCTTGTGGATTGGCCGGAGGGCTGCGTTCATAATAGGTTTTGTCGTACCAGTCGGTCACCCATTCCCAGACGTTGCCGGACACATCGTACAAGCCGAAGGCATTCGGCGTTTTTTGCCCCACCGGGTGGGTTGCCTCGCCGGAGTTGTCTTCAAACCAGGCGTGGTCGCCGCTGTGTTCGTCGCCCCAGTAATACAACGTCTGCGTGCCCGCCCGCGCGGCCTTTTCCCATTCCGCTTCTGTCGGCAGGCGTTTGTCCACCTGTTTGCAGTAGGCATTGGCTTCCAGCCAGGTCACCTGATCGGCGGGGCGGTTCTCGCCTTTCAACTTCGACGGGTTGGCGCCGCGGATGGCCACGTACTCTTCCTGCGTCACTTCGTGTGTGTCGATGAAAAATCCATCGAGAAACACTTTATGGGGAAATTTATTGCTGGCTCCCTCCAGCCCCATGGTGAAGGTCCCGGCGGGAATGTACACCATGCCTGCCGGAGCTTCGGGATTTTCATTCGCCCGGACCCCGTCCGGGGCCAGGGCCGGTCCGGCCCACACACAGCACGCCAGCAGGAAGGCGCGCATCCACAGTCCATATCGCATCATCATTCCTTCAACCTTAATGAATTTTCAGTAAAACGAATCGGTAACTCGT of Nitrospina watsonii contains these proteins:
- a CDS encoding formylglycine-generating enzyme family protein gives rise to the protein MMMRYGLWMRAFLLACCVWAGPALAPDGVRANENPEAPAGMVYIPAGTFTMGLEGASNKFPHKVFLDGFFIDTHEVTQEEYVAIRGANPSKLKGENRPADQVTWLEANAYCKQVDKRLPTEAEWEKAARAGTQTLYYWGDEHSGDHAWFEDNSGEATHPVGQKTPNAFGLYDVSGNVWEWVTDWYDKTYYERSPPANPQGPETGTEKTLRGGSWYSGARHQMTATRFWSEPHIRNSNFGFRCAKDAPKTP